The proteins below are encoded in one region of Corynebacterium felinum:
- a CDS encoding DNA repair helicase XPB: MNTFGALIVQSDKTVLLEVDHPHAAQARAALAPFAELERAPEHVHTYRITPLALWNARAAGHDAEQVVDMLETHSRFPVPQALLIDVVELMSRYGRVRLHKHPAHGLVLESAEPAILAEISRHKKIQPMLGAQIDAENIVVHPSERGRLKQELLKVGWPAEDLAGYVDGEAHPIELSCEKEQWELRDYQKNAADSFWEGGSGVVVLPCGAGKTMVGAAAMARAQCTTLILVTNTVAGRQWRDELLRRTSLSPEEIGEYSGEKKEIRPITIATYQVVTRKTKGEYRALELFDSRDWGLIIYDEVHLLPAPVFRMTSDLQSRRRLGLTATLVREDGREGDVFSLIGPKRYDAPWKDLEMQGFIATAECIEVRTTLTEAERMEYALAESHERYRFAACAHTKMHTIRQLLEHHSGDQTLIIGAYVDQLEHIGATFNLPVIDGKTSTKKREQLFQQFRDNEITTLVVSKVANFSIDLPEATVAIQVSGTFGSRQEEAQRLGRLLRPKKDGGEAFFYSVVSRDTIDTDYAAHRQRFLAEQGYAYRILDHADLPVLLTTMKEQGHEKF; this comes from the coding sequence ATGAATACTTTTGGCGCGCTGATTGTGCAATCAGATAAGACTGTGTTGCTGGAAGTTGATCATCCGCACGCGGCGCAGGCGAGGGCAGCTCTTGCGCCTTTCGCGGAGCTTGAGCGCGCACCCGAGCATGTGCATACGTATCGCATCACTCCGCTTGCGTTGTGGAATGCGCGTGCGGCCGGCCATGATGCGGAGCAGGTTGTGGATATGTTGGAGACGCATTCGCGCTTCCCTGTCCCCCAAGCATTGCTTATCGACGTCGTTGAGTTGATGTCCCGTTATGGCAGGGTTCGTTTGCACAAGCACCCGGCGCACGGTTTGGTTTTGGAATCTGCTGAACCCGCGATTTTAGCGGAGATTTCGCGCCATAAGAAGATCCAGCCGATGTTGGGTGCGCAGATTGATGCGGAAAATATTGTGGTGCACCCCTCTGAGCGGGGGCGTTTAAAGCAAGAGTTGCTGAAAGTCGGCTGGCCTGCTGAAGATCTCGCGGGCTATGTTGATGGCGAAGCGCACCCCATTGAGTTGAGTTGTGAAAAAGAACAATGGGAATTGCGCGACTACCAAAAGAATGCCGCTGATTCTTTCTGGGAGGGTGGCTCTGGCGTTGTCGTGCTGCCCTGTGGCGCGGGCAAAACTATGGTGGGTGCGGCAGCGATGGCGCGGGCACAGTGCACCACCCTCATCTTGGTGACCAACACTGTTGCGGGGCGTCAGTGGCGCGATGAGCTGCTGCGCCGCACCTCATTGAGCCCTGAGGAAATCGGTGAATATTCCGGTGAGAAGAAAGAGATTCGCCCTATCACCATTGCTACCTATCAGGTTGTGACCCGAAAAACGAAGGGGGAATACCGTGCGCTTGAGCTGTTTGATTCCCGCGACTGGGGTTTGATTATTTACGATGAAGTGCATCTTTTGCCCGCACCGGTGTTTCGCATGACCTCGGATTTGCAGTCACGGCGTCGATTAGGGCTCACTGCGACCCTTGTGCGCGAAGACGGACGCGAAGGTGATGTGTTTTCCCTCATCGGGCCGAAGCGTTACGACGCCCCTTGGAAAGACCTCGAAATGCAGGGTTTCATCGCAACCGCCGAATGCATCGAGGTACGCACGACCCTCACCGAAGCAGAGCGCATGGAATATGCGCTTGCGGAAAGCCACGAACGGTACCGCTTCGCTGCCTGTGCACACACAAAAATGCACACCATCAGGCAGCTGCTTGAACACCACAGCGGCGACCAAACCCTGATTATCGGCGCATACGTGGACCAACTGGAACACATCGGTGCCACCTTCAACCTGCCTGTGATTGATGGTAAGACCAGCACGAAAAAGCGCGAGCAGCTATTCCAGCAGTTCCGTGACAACGAAATTACCACCTTGGTCGTGAGTAAGGTCGCGAACTTCTCTATCGATTTGCCCGAAGCAACTGTGGCGATCCAAGTGTCCGGCACCTTTGGTTCCCGCCAAGAAGAAGCCCAACGCTTAGGCCGACTTCTGCGCCCGAAGAAAGACGGCGGTGAAGCTTTTTTCTACTCTGTTGTCAGCCGCGATACCATCGACACGGACTATGCTGCGCACAGGCAACGCTTTCTCGCTGAGCAAGGCTACGCTTACCGCATCCTCGACCACGCGGATTTACCCGTATTACTTACAACAATGAAGGAGCAAGGCCATGAAAAATTTTAA
- a CDS encoding DUF3239 domain-containing protein gives MKNFNFSVDNEHAKKNNELLKDTKRLQISAALFGFILLGVGYGLSHVYPGTLGTIIIGTFAVMAVVSFALIFVIPRQVGTADKLYATYELCPAVIAEVNPRDMVLLALVNINANREGEPRWGLATRTITRLEGHNRKKGERVPSVAVTGRRSVKSQEVWDEISPMPIAWGTTDATVIKEATKTIPFEQWNLLEKNVSKLDQVKATRFNLLPL, from the coding sequence ATGAAAAATTTTAATTTTAGCGTCGATAATGAGCACGCTAAGAAAAATAATGAGCTGCTCAAAGACACCAAACGCCTGCAAATATCAGCAGCCTTGTTCGGTTTCATTCTGCTCGGTGTGGGCTACGGACTAAGCCATGTTTACCCTGGCACTTTAGGCACGATTATCATCGGCACCTTTGCAGTGATGGCAGTGGTCAGCTTTGCACTCATCTTCGTCATCCCTCGACAGGTAGGCACCGCCGATAAGCTCTATGCCACCTATGAGTTGTGCCCTGCGGTGATCGCTGAAGTGAACCCGCGCGACATGGTGTTACTTGCGCTTGTCAATATAAACGCAAACCGTGAAGGTGAACCTCGATGGGGTCTTGCAACGCGCACGATTACCCGCCTTGAAGGGCACAATCGCAAGAAGGGTGAGCGCGTGCCTTCCGTGGCAGTAACGGGGCGTCGCAGTGTAAAAAGCCAAGAGGTCTGGGATGAAATTTCCCCGATGCCCATTGCGTGGGGAACAACTGATGCGACTGTGATTAAAGAAGCGACAAAGACGATTCCTTTCGAACAGTGGAATCTTCTGGAAAAGAATGTGTCAAAACTCGATCAGGTTAAAGCAACCCGCTTCAACCTTCTTCCATTGTAA